From one Bos indicus x Bos taurus breed Angus x Brahman F1 hybrid chromosome 7, Bos_hybrid_MaternalHap_v2.0, whole genome shotgun sequence genomic stretch:
- the LOC113895381 gene encoding cytochrome b-c1 complex subunit 8: protein MGRQFGHLTRVRHVITYSLSPFEQRAFPHYFSKGIPNVLRRTRACILRVAPPFVAFYLVYTWGTQEFEKSKRKNPAAYENDR from the exons ATGGGCCGCCAGTTTGGGCATCTGACACGGGTGCGGCATGTGATCACCTACAGCTTGTCGCCCTTCGAGCAGCGCGCCTTCCCGCACTACTTCAGCAAGGGCATCCCCAACGTTCTGCGCCGAACTCGGGCGTGCATCCTTCGCGTCGCGCCGC cgTTCGTAGCGTTTTATCTTGTCTACACATGGGGAACGCAGGAGTTTGAGAAATCGAAGAGGAAGAATCCAGCTGCCTATGAAAATGACAGATAA
- the GDF9 gene encoding growth/differentiation factor 9 isoform X1 has product MALPNKFFLWFCCFAWLCFPISLDSQPSRGEAQIVARTALESEAETWSLLKHLDGRHRPGLLSPLLNVLYDGHREPPRLQPDDRALSYMKRLYKAYATKEGTPKSNRSHLYNTVRLFTPCAQHKQAPGDQAAGTLPSVDLLFNLDRVTVVEHLFKSVLLYTFNNSISFPFPVKCICNLVIKEPEFSSKTLPRAPYSFTFNSQFEFRKKYKWIEIDVTAPLEPLVASHKRNIHMSVNFTCVKDQLQHPSARDSLFNMTLLLAPSLLLYLNDTSAQAFHRWHSLHPKRKPSQDPDQKRGLSACPMGEEAAEGVRLSRHRRDQESVSSELKKPLVPASFNLSEYFKQFLFPQNECELHDFRLSFSQLKWDNWIVAPHKYNPRYCKGDCPRAVGHRYGSPVHTMVMNIIHEKLDSSVPRPSCVPAKYSPLSVLAIEPDGSIAYKEYEDMIATKCTCR; this is encoded by the exons ATGGCGCTTCCCAACAAATTCTTCCTTTGGTTTTGCTGCTTTGCCTGGCTCTGTTTTCCTATTAGCCTTGATTCTCAGCCTTCTAGGGGAGAAGCTCAGATTGTAGCTAGGACTGCGTTGGAATCTGAGGCTGAGACTTGGTCCTTGCTGAAGCATCTAGATGGGAGACACAGACCTGgtctcctttcccctctcttAAACGTTCTGTATGATGGGCACAGGGAACCCCCCAGGCTTCAGCCAGATGACAGAGCTTTGAGCTACATGAAGAGGCTCTATAAAGCATATGCTACCAAGGAGGGGACCCCTAAATCCAACAGAAGCCACCTCTACAACACTGTTCGGCTCTTCACCCCCTGTGCTCAGCACAAGCAGGCTCCTGGGGACCAGGCAGCAG GAACCCTTCCATCAGTGGATCTGCTGTTTAACCTGGATCGTGTTACTGTTGTGGAACATTTATTCAAGTCAGTCTTGCTATATACTTTCAACAACtccatttcttttccctttcctgttaAATGTATATGCAACCTGGTGATAAAAGAGCCAGAGTTTTCTAGCAAGACTCTCCCTAGAGCTCCATACTCATTTACCTTTAACTCACAGtttgaatttagaaagaaatacaaatggattGAGATTGATGTGACAGCTCCTCTTGAGCCTCTGGTGGCCTCCCACAAGAGGAATATTCACATGTCTGTAAATTTTACATGTGTGAAAGACCAGCTGCAGCATCCTTCAGCACGGGACAGCCTGTTTAACATGACTCTTCTCTTAGCGCCCTCACTGCTTCTATATCTGAACGACACAAGTGCTCAGGCTTTTCACAGGTGGCATTCCCTCCACCCTAAAAGGAAGCCTTCACAGGATCCTGACCAGAAGAGAGGGCTGTCTGCCTGTCCCATGGGAGAAGAAGCTGCTGAGGGTGTAAGATTGTCCCGTCACCGGAGAGACCAGGAGAGTGTCAGCTCTGAATTGAAGAAGCCTCTGGTTCCAGCTTCATTCAATCTGAGTGAATACTTCAAACAGTTTCTTTTTCCCCAGAATGAATGTGAGCTCCATGACTTTAGACTTAGCTTTAGTCAACTGAAGTGGGACAACTGGATTGTGGCCCCACACAAATACAACCCTCGATACTGTAAAGGGGACTGTCCCAGGGCGGTCGGACATCGGTATGGCTCTCCAGTTCACACCATGGTGATGAACATCATCCATGAGAAACTTGACTCCTCAGTGCCAAGACCATCCTGTGTACCTGCCAAGTATAGTCCTTTGAGTGTTTTGGCCATCGAGCCTGATGGCTCAATTGCTTATAAAGAATATGAAGATATGATAGCCACTAAGTGTACCTGTCGTTAA
- the GDF9 gene encoding growth/differentiation factor 9 isoform X2 → MNLKFTSIPRFYQPRYCTDWFCILHGTLPSVDLLFNLDRVTVVEHLFKSVLLYTFNNSISFPFPVKCICNLVIKEPEFSSKTLPRAPYSFTFNSQFEFRKKYKWIEIDVTAPLEPLVASHKRNIHMSVNFTCVKDQLQHPSARDSLFNMTLLLAPSLLLYLNDTSAQAFHRWHSLHPKRKPSQDPDQKRGLSACPMGEEAAEGVRLSRHRRDQESVSSELKKPLVPASFNLSEYFKQFLFPQNECELHDFRLSFSQLKWDNWIVAPHKYNPRYCKGDCPRAVGHRYGSPVHTMVMNIIHEKLDSSVPRPSCVPAKYSPLSVLAIEPDGSIAYKEYEDMIATKCTCR, encoded by the exons ATGAACTTAAAATTTACCAGTATACCTCGGTTTTATCAGCCTAGGTACTGCACAGACTGGTTCTGTATCTTACACG GAACCCTTCCATCAGTGGATCTGCTGTTTAACCTGGATCGTGTTACTGTTGTGGAACATTTATTCAAGTCAGTCTTGCTATATACTTTCAACAACtccatttcttttccctttcctgttaAATGTATATGCAACCTGGTGATAAAAGAGCCAGAGTTTTCTAGCAAGACTCTCCCTAGAGCTCCATACTCATTTACCTTTAACTCACAGtttgaatttagaaagaaatacaaatggattGAGATTGATGTGACAGCTCCTCTTGAGCCTCTGGTGGCCTCCCACAAGAGGAATATTCACATGTCTGTAAATTTTACATGTGTGAAAGACCAGCTGCAGCATCCTTCAGCACGGGACAGCCTGTTTAACATGACTCTTCTCTTAGCGCCCTCACTGCTTCTATATCTGAACGACACAAGTGCTCAGGCTTTTCACAGGTGGCATTCCCTCCACCCTAAAAGGAAGCCTTCACAGGATCCTGACCAGAAGAGAGGGCTGTCTGCCTGTCCCATGGGAGAAGAAGCTGCTGAGGGTGTAAGATTGTCCCGTCACCGGAGAGACCAGGAGAGTGTCAGCTCTGAATTGAAGAAGCCTCTGGTTCCAGCTTCATTCAATCTGAGTGAATACTTCAAACAGTTTCTTTTTCCCCAGAATGAATGTGAGCTCCATGACTTTAGACTTAGCTTTAGTCAACTGAAGTGGGACAACTGGATTGTGGCCCCACACAAATACAACCCTCGATACTGTAAAGGGGACTGTCCCAGGGCGGTCGGACATCGGTATGGCTCTCCAGTTCACACCATGGTGATGAACATCATCCATGAGAAACTTGACTCCTCAGTGCCAAGACCATCCTGTGTACCTGCCAAGTATAGTCCTTTGAGTGTTTTGGCCATCGAGCCTGATGGCTCAATTGCTTATAAAGAATATGAAGATATGATAGCCACTAAGTGTACCTGTCGTTAA